In one window of Microtus pennsylvanicus isolate mMicPen1 chromosome 2, mMicPen1.hap1, whole genome shotgun sequence DNA:
- the LOC142844365 gene encoding uncharacterized protein LOC142844365, with translation MTTKGVPHSCSGVSCLGRDVSRTPSVATERRARHLLGRLSYVPGWRRSPGPKGRPGPVRWRLLRPPAPGSPPSQHRSSGSAGRRRAASRRRRPDAGASARPGSPGSRPRAAAGPCGSRPCRAAPPAAERPREGAPTRRAPRAKPAWPCGCRAIGIENSAVPGAGRLLLRGNPAMPKPQGCLHTNFHTPARPAYYRWPGTVKEGRFHDTFTTPSSSISQRPPAAAAMLDLNPGPPRQGQYQWKGTEFLSNGNQRFCSLSTILLQSSLKAYNHLKVVLKA, from the exons ATGACAACAAAAGGTGTGCCACACTCGTGCTCTGGGGTCTCCTGCCTGGGACGTGATGTTAGCAG AACACCGAGTGTCGCGACAGAGCGCCGAGCCCGTCACCTGCTCGGCCGACTCTCGTACGTACCGGGCTGGCGGCGCTCGCCGGGCCCCAAGGGGCGCCCGGGGCCTGTGCGGTGGCGCCTCCTCCGGCCGCCGGCCCCGGGGTCGCCGCCTTCCCAGCACCGGAGCAGTGGTTCCGCGGGCCGGCGCCGGGCAGCCTCAAGGCGAAGGCGGCCGGACGCAGGCGCCAGCGCTCGGCCAGGCAGCCCAGGCAGCAGGCCGCGGGCGGCAGCAGGGCCCTGCGGGAGCCGCCCCTGCCGAGCCGCGCCCCCGGCGGCCGAACGGCCACGCGAAGGGGCCCCCACGCGCCGCGCGCCACGCGCCAAGCCAGCATGGCCTTGCGGCTGCCGTGCAATCGGAATAGAGAACTCAGCAGTCCCAGGCGCCGGCCGCCTGCTTCTCCGCGGGAACCCGGCAATGCCCAAGCCGCAAGGATGTCTCCATACTAATTTCCACACTCCAGCACGACCCGCTTATTACAGGTGGCCCGGAACCGTCAAGGAAGGCCGCTTTCACGACACTTTCACGACACCCAGCAGCTCGATTTCCCAGCGCCCTCCGGCGGCAGCGGCAA TGttggacttgaacccagggcctcccagGCAAGGGCAGTACCAGTGGAAGGGCACCGAGTTCCTGTCAAATGGCAATCAACGGTTTTGCAGTCTTTCCACTATCCTCCTTCAGTCCAGTCTGAAGGCATACAATCATCTTAAGGTTGTTCTGAAAGCTTGA